ACAGTACCATTATATTCAGGTGTCACCCAAAGCACTGCATCTGCAGCTTTCACTTTTGCTTTAAAATCAAGCACGGCTTGTGGTGCATCATTTTCAATATCTTGATTATACATTGGTAACTCATTTAAGCTTAAAACCTCAAGTTCAAACTTCTCAGCATATTGTTTTTGAATAAACTTAGCTAACTGCATATTATAAGATTCTTTTCGGATACTACCTACGATAGCTACTACTTTCATGATGTTATTTCCTCCTAAAATGTCTATTATTCTTAGTATTTGTATAGCAATTCTATTTTATACCACGTTAATAATAAGTGGCAAATTCTTCAACCGGCTTACGATAACCTCGTAAACGACGACTGCTTTCTTTTTCCTTACCTATTGTTATCATAAGTGCAATTTCATGTGTTTCTGGCACATTAAAAAGTTCACGCATTTTTTCATTATCGAACCCAATCATTGGGCAAGTATCCCAACCGCGATTTTTTGCAGCAAGCATAAATAACATGGCTGATAATGAAGCATTACGAATCGCCTCGTCCTTCATAAAATCCTTGCCACGATCTTCATAAAATTTAGTATTCTCTGCTACAATTTCTTCTAATTCGCTAGAGGTAATTATACCTAAATCCACCATCCCTTGAGTTAGGTTAGCCGTGTTTTTATAGGCCTCTTTATCACCTAATACTAGAATCACCCCAGATGCTGAATGTACCTTATATTGACCAAATGCTGCCTCTCTTACTTTTTCCTTCATCTCTTCATCCAACACAACGATATAGTTAGCATGTTGTAAGTTAAAAGCCGATGGAGCAAGCTTAACATCCTCTAAAATAGGGCGTATGTCTTCTTCAGTCATATTAACGTCCTTCAAAAAATTA
This genomic stretch from Lysinibacillus pakistanensis harbors:
- a CDS encoding nitroreductase family protein — encoded protein: MEFSKLIDKRRSANNFLKDVNMTEEDIRPILEDVKLAPSAFNLQHANYIVVLDEEMKEKVREAAFGQYKVHSASGVILVLGDKEAYKNTANLTQGMVDLGIITSSELEEIVAENTKFYEDRGKDFMKDEAIRNASLSAMLFMLAAKNRGWDTCPMIGFDNEKMRELFNVPETHEIALMITIGKEKESSRRLRGYRKPVEEFATYY